gagagagagaccagagagagggagagaccagagagagagagagagaccagagagagggagagaccagagagagggagagaccagagagagggagagaccagagagaggaagagaccagagaaagggagagaccagagagagggagagaccagagagaggaagagaccagagagagggagagaccagagagagggagagaccagagagagaccagagagaggaagagaccagagagagaccagagagagggagagaccagagagagggagagaccagagagagcttccctagaccagagagagggaccaaagagagggagagaccagagagagggagagaccagagagagagagagaccagagagagagagagaccagagagagggagagaccagagagagggagagaccagagagagggagagaccagagagagagaccagaaagagggagagaccagagagagggagagaccagagagagagagagagaccagagagagggagagaccagagagagggagagaccagagagagagagaccagagagagagagagaccagagagagggagaccagagagagagagagaccagagagagggagagaccagagagagagagagaccagagagagggagagaccagaaagagggagagatcagagagagatcagagagagggagagaccagagagagagagcagaaggccAGAATATCTCTGGTATCTACAGTCTGTTTATTATCTCTGGTATCTACAGGCTGTTTATTGTCTACGTGTAAGGGCTCAGACACACCAATAGCGTTTGGAGACTGAGAGTATTTAGCACCTCCGAACGTAATTATCACACCGATTTTACTTGTAGAATCTTGTGGAAAATGTTGGCAGTCAAACGTCTACAGCTGGTAGTCCCTAAAACTCAGCGCTCTGAATGATTGGCACGCGAATGCTAGATCCACATTGGGTGGGATGTGTGCTATGCCCGAACTGCATGCAGTATTCTCCATAGGGAAGCAGTTATTGTATATTATCTAAGTATAAGTAAATGTATGCAGGTGTACACACTGCGGTTGACCTGTGTTTATAGTACACGTCAGAACTTACTTAGGATGTTCCGATCACACTTGAGATTGAGTTTTGTGGTTTTGGATTTGACTTTTAAGAGTGTATAGTTTAAGCATTTTTGAAAGATTTGGTTAGGCTGCGGGCTGGCTATGATACCCTAACAGCTTTTCTACCATATAGCTTGGGATGGAAATGTTTCCTTCATCCATTCTAAATCTAGAATGCCAAGGAATGAACACCCACTATGACAGCTCTGTGACCTTTGACCCTCAGTTCTAACGCTCATCACTGACCCGTAACAGTGTGATTAGCATGGGGGGAAAATAACTACATTCCCCAACTGGTGGTAATCGATATTGTAATGTTACGTCTCTCTGGATCACAGATTGGGAAATATTGCCAGTCACTGTTGGAACTGTTTTGATAACAACTCATGACTTTAATTCACTACTTGTGTTAGACAACTGTAGACAACAAGCACTGCAGGACATCACATGCAAGGGGCCAATATAGCtcaatggaggctgctgaggggaggacggctcataataatggctggaacggcgtcaatggaatggtatcaaacatatggtttccgtggtttccatgtggttgattcCATTCCGTtgactccgttccagacattattatgagccgtcctcccctcagcagcctccactgctcaaGTGTCTTTTGTATTTTGGCACTGCTCAATTCACTAAGGGGGACAGATCCCTCAGTTTTGATCACGGAGCTACCCAGTCACATCTGTGTTGTTGTAACCATGTACACCATGTAAAATAAGACACAAATGAAGCATAATGATACTTACACCAGTACAGAACAGCTTTCTATTGGGACCAGAACCAGATCAGACCTGCCCTcctggtctctctcttcccctctccattTTCTAAAATCTATTTCACTCTCTGTGTTTGAAGCGTTCCTCAGGTCCCAGatatgttctctctgtctctgtctctgtctctctctctctctctctctctctctctctctctctctctctctctctctctctctctctctctctctctctctctctctctgtgttcttgctctttcttcccttctctctcctccccctttctgaGAATCAGATGCCTTTCAGTATGGCAGACCTGGCTGTGGAGAGTTCAGCCAAGTAAGAGCTGTCTGTcctggagaagagaagagaagggggaaGAAGGGGAATGGATGGTGGCAGATGCCTGAGCGATCCGTCAGATGATACACAACAGATGGCTCAATATTCTGCCGTCTGTTTTAAAGAACCACACCGACCGACTACGACGAGGGCAggccacggggggggggggggggggggggcaaggcaGCTCGATGGATAGGACTCGCacacgcacaacacacacacacacacacacacacacacacacacacacacacacacacagaacactctTTGTACGATGAGAAAAACCTAGGATTCCTTATGTCCTTGTTCTGAGAAACTGGATCGTGCTAACGGGACCGTCTCTTTATGGATATTACACATGCCTCTTTATTTCCTCTGCTTTAGTGCAGGTAAATTCATTAAAGACATGCTCAGGAACTTTGGCGACTACCAACTATTTGAAACCTCCCGCTCTGGGCTGGATTTGTCAATGAgtacggttacatgcacacaataatgcgaTTGTTATGGATAGTTTCATTAAAAACGTTGACATGCTTTGCAAGAGGAACGATtcccctaataatcctgtttccaTGGACACAGCTGaaaaatcaggctacctgatggcacTCTGATTTTCTGCATTCATCAATCAGAATAACCGTACTACCACATGTTATTATTGGGAAGCATATTctgattctgagttcggacataaagtttgtatgtgaaaactacttctaagacatatttcagtagttcagtagttcagtagttcagtagttcagtagctctgtagttcagtagttcagtagttcagtagctcagtagttcagtagttcagtagttctgtagttcagtagttctgtagttcagtagttcagtagttcagtaggTCAGTAGTTCAGTAGGTCAGTAGTTCAGTAGgtcagtagttcagtagttcagtagttcagtaggTCAGTAGTTCAGTAGCTCAGTAGGTCAGTAGCTCAGTGGTTCAGTAGCTCTGtagtagttcagtagttcagtagctCAGTAGTtctgtagttcagtagttcagtagttcagtagttcagtagctCTGTAGTAGTTTAGTAGGTCAGTAGTTCAGTAGGTCAGTAGTTCAGTActtcagtagttcagtagttcagtagctCAGTAGTtctgtagttcagtagttcagtagttcagtagttcagtagctCTGTAGTAGTTTAGTAGctcagtagttcagtagttcagtagtagtttagtagttcagtagttcagtagtagtttagtagttcagtagttcagtagtagtttagtagttcagtagttcagtagtagttcagtagttcagtagtagtttagtagttcagtagttcagtagttcagtagtagttcagtagttcagtagttcagtagttcagtagttcagtagttcagtagtagttcagtagttctgtagtagttcagtagttcagtagctctgtagtagttcagtagttcagaAGTTCAGtagtagttcagtagttcagtagttctGTAGTTCAGTAGctcagtagttcagtagttcagtagtagttcagtagttcagtaggTCAGTAGTTCAGTAGGTCAGTAGTTCAGTAGCTCAGTAGTTCAGTAGCTCAGTAGTTCTGtagtagttcagtagttcagtagttctGTAGTAGTTCAGTACTTCAGTAGTTCTGTAGTAGTTCAGTACTTCAGTActtcagtagttcagtagttcagtagctCTGTAGTTCTGTAGTAGTTCAATAGTTCTGTAGCTCAGTAGTAGTTTAGTAGTTCAGTCGCTCAGtagtagttcagtagttcagtagttcgGTACTTCAGTAGTTCAGTACTTCAATAGTTTAGTAGTTCAGTCGCTCAGtagtagttcagtagttcagtagttcagtaaCTCTGTAGTAGTTCAGTAGgtcagtagttcagtagttcagtagctCTGTAGTTCTGTAGTAGTTCAGTAGTTCTGTAGTTCAGTAGCTCAGTAGTAGTTTAGTATTTCAGTCGCTCAGTAGTAGTTTAGTAgttcagtagtttagtagttcAGTACTTCAGTACTTCAGTAGGTCAGTAGTTTAGTAGgtcagtagttcagtagttcagtagttcagtaggTCAGTAGTTCAGTACTTCAGTAGgtcagtagttcagtagttcagtagtttagtagttcagtagttcagtacTTCAGTAGGTCAGTAGTTTAGTAGgtcagtagttcagtagttcagtacTTCAGTAGGCCAGTACTTCAGTAGGTCAGTAgttcagtagtttagtagtttagtagttcagtagttcagtagctcagtagtagtttagtagtttagtagttcagtagttcagtcGCTCAGTAGTAGTTTAGTAGTTCAGTCGCTCAGTAGTAGTTTAGTAGTTCAGTCGCTCAGTAGTAGTTTAGTAGTTCAGTCGCTCAGTAGTAGTTTAGTAGTTCAGTCGCTCAGTAGTAGTTTAGTAGTTCAGTAGgtcagtagttcagtagttcagtagttcagtagttcagtaggTCAGTAGTTCAGTGGTTCAGTAGGTCAGTAGTTCAGTACTTCAGTAGgtcagtagttcagtagttcagtaggtcagtagttcagtagttcagtacTTCAGTAGGTCAGTAGgtcagtagttcagtagttcagtaggTCAGTAGGTCAGTACTTCAGTACTTCAGTACTTCAGTAGATTAGTAACTCAGTAGTTCAGTAGTTAGTAGTTCAGATCTGTATTTCTGTTCAGATCCCTCTGTGCTTTCCTACATGTCTGCTGCTCTGTGGATGTGGCAGCGTGTGGAGGGCTGTCTGCTGCTCTGTGGATGTGGCAACGTGTGGAGGGCTGTCTGCTGCTCTGTGGATGTGGCAGAGTGTGGAGGGCTGTCTGCTGCTCTGTGGATGTGGCAGAGTGTGGAGGGCTGTCTGCTGCTCTGTGGATGTGGCAGCGTGTGGAGGGCTGTCTGCTGCTCTGTGGATGTGGCAGCGTGTGGAGGGCTGTCTGCTGCTCTGTGGATGTGGCAGCGTGTGGAGGGCTGTCTGCTGGTCTGTGGATGTGGCAGCGTGTGGAGGGCTGTCTGATGCTCTGTGGATGTGGCAGCGTGTGGAGGGCTGTCTGCTGCTCTGTGGATGTGGCAGCGTGTGGAGGGCTGTCTGCTGCTCTGTGGATGTGGCAGAGTGTGGAGGGCTGTCTGCTGGTCTGTGGATGTGGCAGCGTGTGGAGTGCTGTCTGCTGGTCTGTGGATGTAGTAACATGTGGAGTCTGTGTGGCGTGTCACCAGACTTGGCGTGTTATCTACGTCATCAACACGTCTGTTTACTGACTAACTGGCTGACTGGTTTTCCGTGTCCCATTCCCGTGtcctgtctgtcggtctgtctgttgtgttgttgtgtcgcTGTTTTGCTGTGCTCCCTACCATACTCTGTTTGTTTATGTGCTTGTTTGCAGTGCCTACAGCCATGCAAGGAACTGTGGGAGACCAGAAAAGACCTGTCTCAGAAACCATGCGAGGTAagcatcctctcctctcctctcctctcctctcctctcctctcctctcctctcctctcctctcctctcctctcctctcctctcctctcctctcctctcctctcccctcctcgctcctcccctcctctcttctctcctctcccctcctctcctccccacctctcacctccccctctcctctcccttcctctctccttgtccCGTCCATTAGACAACCTGAAGCTCAAAAAGTCAAAAGTCTGTTAGTGTTTACCTGACAGAG
The genomic region above belongs to Salvelinus namaycush isolate Seneca unplaced genomic scaffold, SaNama_1.0 Scaffold844, whole genome shotgun sequence and contains:
- the LOC120043040 gene encoding uncharacterized protein LOC120043040 yields the protein MTRPLGVPSAKPGHIYNPSVTVACGSGYSVTFELEGSAQGPAVGQPAQRRKGLGDKRQNRKEESVWRAVCCSVDVATCGGLSAALWMWQSVEGCLLLCGCGRVWRAVCCSVDVAACGGLSAALWMWQRVEGCLLLCGCGSVWRAVCWSVDVAACGGLSDALWMWQRVEGCLLLCGCGSVWRAVCCSVDVAECGGLSAGLWMWQRVECCLLVCGCSNMWSLCGVSPDLACYLRHQHVCLLTNWLTGFPCPIPVSCLSVCLLCCCVAVLLCSLPYSVCLCACLQCLQPCKELWETRKDLSQKPCEKHHECVTSWEFLVSLRSGKQGDCPPPQRAMGFAAACVESCSADKHCSASKKCCSNGCGHTCQAPANLYKGVPLKPRKDILFLEDQQGQLEVRWMSKFNVTIEPVLYILQRRWNHGIHPSEDDASPWHTVVM